One window of Gloeothece citriformis PCC 7424 genomic DNA carries:
- a CDS encoding radical SAM protein, with translation MYKLSKNKIITNRYCEINVVHHCNLSCRACSHLAPTLPKYFVDPDQIYQDLSILSKVYLPRGVKLVGGEPLLHPNILEVIEAIRTSQISNFVKLVTNGHLLTKVPELFWEKIDAVDISMYPNQSLNSDTIKELKQRAKLHNTILQTYYWDNFRESYSELGTKNKNLTKRIYSSCALAHIWRVHTISEGYFYKCPQSLFIPKVIQKGSLQKDGLKIDDSPNFLEKLLAYLTSKDPLESCSNCLGCVGKLIPHEQINPKQWRSKQEVPTEELIDLDYLNFLEKQPYKARGTYRELSLPTKINHKITEIFNNYQP, from the coding sequence ATGTATAAGCTATCCAAGAATAAAATTATTACCAATAGATACTGTGAAATTAATGTAGTTCATCATTGTAATTTGTCTTGTCGCGCTTGTTCCCATTTAGCTCCTACTCTTCCTAAATATTTCGTCGATCCAGACCAAATCTATCAAGATCTTTCTATTCTTTCTAAAGTTTATCTTCCTAGAGGAGTTAAATTAGTGGGAGGTGAACCTTTACTTCATCCAAATATTTTGGAAGTCATTGAAGCAATTCGTACTTCACAAATTAGTAATTTTGTTAAATTAGTGACTAATGGTCATTTATTGACAAAAGTACCGGAGTTATTTTGGGAAAAAATAGATGCGGTAGACATCTCTATGTATCCTAATCAATCTTTAAATTCTGATACGATAAAAGAGTTAAAACAAAGAGCTAAGTTACACAATACTATTTTACAAACTTATTACTGGGATAATTTTCGTGAATCTTACTCGGAATTAGGGACAAAAAATAAAAACTTGACAAAACGCATCTATTCTTCTTGTGCTTTAGCTCATATTTGGCGAGTTCATACAATCTCTGAAGGGTATTTTTATAAATGTCCACAGAGTCTATTTATTCCTAAAGTTATTCAAAAAGGAAGTTTACAAAAGGATGGTTTAAAAATAGATGATTCTCCCAATTTTTTAGAAAAATTGTTAGCTTACCTAACCTCTAAAGACCCTTTAGAATCTTGTTCTAATTGCTTAGGCTGTGTAGGAAAATTAATCCCTCACGAACAAATCAACCCTAAACAATGGCGCTCAAAACAAGAAGTCCCAACGGAAGAATTAATTGATTTAGACTATTTAAATTTTTTAGAAAAACAACCTTATAAAGCGAGAGGAACTTATCGAGAGCTTTCTCTACCGACAAAAATTAATCATAAAATTACTGAAATTTTCAATAATTATCAACCCTAA
- a CDS encoding pentapeptide repeat-containing protein: MLSGSSAINRYLFDFLKDEIRLQDLEIVKKWQHILCELIECMLNQGMPMEKLDPRPSFQEEMRQARNAEEALLVVLNACARVTQELSNINWPSPDAFVEWISRLQLKNKMGVKEDRVTFDCLSFLNFKNCIFINLNLEGANLIGANFANTYIIGVKLNFANMENVNFENSQIISTEFKKTNLLNANFTKVHCLKSFVGSNLTHQFIEVYPYFEKANLTKANFERATLWGILFIESDLTEANFTNCDIREVNFEGSNLNRANFTNSIIDQKTVTFKEADIKDVNFTNINTFDESSE; encoded by the coding sequence ATGTTATCTGGTTCTTCAGCAATAAATAGATATCTATTTGATTTTTTAAAAGATGAAATTCGTTTACAAGATTTAGAAATAGTGAAAAAATGGCAACACATATTATGTGAATTGATAGAGTGTATGTTAAATCAGGGAATGCCAATGGAAAAATTAGACCCTCGTCCTAGTTTTCAAGAAGAAATGCGACAAGCGAGGAATGCAGAGGAAGCATTATTAGTGGTGTTAAATGCCTGTGCAAGAGTGACCCAAGAATTATCTAATATTAATTGGCCTTCTCCTGATGCTTTTGTTGAATGGATTTCGAGGTTACAATTAAAAAATAAAATGGGAGTAAAAGAAGATAGAGTAACTTTTGACTGTTTGAGTTTTTTAAATTTTAAAAATTGTATTTTTATAAATCTTAACCTTGAGGGAGCAAATTTAATAGGAGCAAATTTTGCAAATACTTATATTATAGGAGTAAAATTGAATTTTGCCAATATGGAAAATGTAAATTTTGAAAACTCACAAATTATATCTACAGAATTTAAAAAGACAAATTTACTCAACGCAAATTTTACAAAAGTTCATTGTCTAAAATCTTTCGTTGGCTCTAATCTTACTCATCAATTCATCGAAGTTTATCCTTATTTTGAAAAAGCAAATCTTACCAAAGCTAATTTTGAGCGTGCAACTTTATGGGGAATTCTTTTTATAGAATCAGATTTAACTGAAGCTAATTTTACCAATTGTGATATTAGAGAAGTTAATTTTGAAGGTTCAAATTTAAACAGAGCTAATTTTACCAATAGTATTATTGATCAAAAAACAGTAACTTTTAAGGAAGCAGATATTAAAGATGTAAATTTTACAAACATAAATACTTTTGATGAAAGTTCCGAATAA
- a CDS encoding LysR family transcriptional regulator: MDKFESLRAFTEVIKGGGFAAAARQMNLSRSMVSKLVMNLENDLGVQLLLRTTRRVTPTPTGSAFYERCVTILAELEEAQLAVSQLHTEPKGLLKVNAPMSFGTLHLAPAIADFMLRYPDLQVQLTLEDRFIDPVAEGFDVTVRICKPFKAAGLIVHPLMKVKQVLCAAPSYLKKRGTPTHPHHLREHSCLHYGYFSTGNQWTLSGAEGDYTIAISGALSSNNGEALKWAGIKGLGVVFLPTFIVGDELKQGSLVEVLSDYSVGELSVYVVYPTNRHLSLKIQLLTEFLRGVFA; encoded by the coding sequence ATGGATAAATTTGAAAGTCTAAGAGCATTTACAGAAGTCATCAAGGGGGGAGGGTTTGCCGCAGCCGCGCGACAGATGAATTTATCTCGCTCAATGGTGAGTAAGTTGGTGATGAATTTAGAAAATGACTTAGGAGTACAATTACTGCTCCGCACTACCCGGCGCGTCACTCCTACCCCTACCGGTTCGGCGTTTTATGAGCGTTGCGTGACTATTTTGGCGGAGTTGGAAGAGGCTCAATTAGCGGTTTCTCAACTTCACACAGAACCTAAAGGTCTTCTTAAAGTTAATGCGCCGATGTCTTTTGGGACTTTACATTTAGCACCGGCGATCGCGGATTTTATGTTAAGATATCCTGATTTACAAGTACAATTAACCTTAGAAGATCGCTTTATTGATCCGGTTGCTGAAGGGTTTGATGTGACGGTTAGAATCTGTAAACCGTTTAAGGCAGCAGGGTTAATTGTTCATCCTTTAATGAAGGTTAAACAGGTTCTTTGTGCTGCCCCCAGTTATTTAAAAAAAAGGGGAACTCCTACCCATCCCCACCATTTACGGGAGCATTCTTGTTTACATTATGGTTATTTTTCTACTGGCAATCAATGGACGTTATCGGGGGCGGAGGGAGACTATACAATTGCTATTAGTGGGGCGTTAAGTTCTAATAATGGTGAGGCTCTTAAATGGGCAGGAATTAAGGGTTTAGGTGTTGTTTTTTTGCCGACTTTTATTGTTGGGGATGAGTTAAAACAAGGGTCTTTGGTAGAGGTTTTATCGGATTATTCTGTAGGAGAACTTTCTGTTTATGTGGTTTATCCGACTAATCGTCATCTTTCTCTTAAAATTCAGTTGTTGACTGAGTTTTTAAGGGGGGTTTTTGCGTAG
- a CDS encoding CDGSH iron-sulfur domain-containing protein: MTEPTIFDKKPVVLDLEAGDYWWCSCGNSKNQPYCDGAHKGTEFVPVKVTLEDSKKVALCLCKKTNNSPFCDGTHAKL, encoded by the coding sequence ATGACTGAACCCACTATTTTTGATAAAAAACCAGTTGTATTAGACTTAGAAGCTGGTGATTATTGGTGGTGTAGTTGTGGCAATTCTAAAAATCAACCTTATTGTGATGGGGCACACAAAGGGACAGAATTTGTGCCGGTAAAAGTGACCCTTGAAGACTCTAAAAAAGTAGCCTTATGTTTATGTAAAAAAACCAATAATTCTCCCTTTTGTGATGGAACTCACGCCAAGTTATAA
- a CDS encoding Uma2 family endonuclease yields the protein MDTTDIKPFPDHTQLPESDGTFVKNFQEHPQSILLTDSIFPHLQRLHPDGQFCIGQDCGIYWRMTEPPEKGAIAPDWFYVPGVPPTLKGEIRRSYVLWQEVIPPLIAIEFVSGNGTEERDKTPWQGKFWVYETVIRPAYYAIYEVKLAQVEVYQLIGHNYQLLTPNNQGHYFIDSLKVSLGIWQGFYQNLELPWLRWWDSQGNLLLTGEERAQRLAEKLRQLGVNPDEI from the coding sequence ATGGATACTACAGATATTAAACCCTTTCCTGACCATACTCAACTACCTGAATCTGATGGGACTTTTGTGAAAAATTTTCAAGAACATCCCCAAAGTATCCTATTAACTGATTCTATTTTTCCTCATCTCCAACGTTTACATCCTGACGGTCAATTTTGTATCGGTCAAGATTGCGGGATTTATTGGCGCATGACTGAACCCCCAGAAAAAGGGGCGATCGCTCCTGACTGGTTTTATGTTCCGGGTGTTCCCCCAACTCTTAAAGGAGAAATCCGTCGATCTTATGTTCTCTGGCAAGAAGTTATCCCCCCTTTAATTGCAATTGAATTTGTTTCGGGAAATGGAACAGAGGAAAGGGATAAAACTCCTTGGCAAGGTAAATTTTGGGTCTATGAAACGGTCATCCGTCCAGCTTATTATGCAATTTATGAAGTGAAATTAGCACAAGTAGAAGTTTATCAATTAATCGGCCACAATTACCAATTGCTAACACCTAATAATCAAGGTCATTATTTTATTGATTCTCTCAAGGTTTCGTTAGGGATTTGGCAAGGATTTTATCAAAATTTAGAGTTACCTTGGTTACGCTGGTGGGATAGTCAGGGAAATTTATTGTTAACGGGGGAAGAACGGGCACAAAGATTGGCGGAAAAGTTACGACAATTAGGGGTTAATCCTGATGAGATTTAG
- a CDS encoding FAD-dependent oxidoreductase gives MKKSDKRRNFRLNSCSRLTLPIVLLSQSLFPATAIAKTSPDETVNCEILIIGGGLAGTASAYEALLAGRTVCLTEISDWVGGQITSQGTSALDEGQQQRSLNYFPRGYQELRTNIERYYGQLNPGNCWVSHSCFIPKDAQNILFQELQWAAKRGNGQLKWFPSTVVKEVETDTEGRMIKGVTAIQHTPKPGQPDLNTLPLSKIYQDAYRYEDSPQLKKKVIRFVPKTGAKSKPADWYVIEATETGEVIALAGVPYRLGLDPRDPLNPSSPTETSDPYCTQGFTYTFAMERTASPVFQEQPPFYSQYQPYYGYDPNPRKANFDYVFTYRRIWHPKKGQLMQFGGVKFTEPMPGDISMQNWEWGNDYRPGTSQDNLIYSHDQLEQTGQLKPGGWMGGLRQETLRKGEEHALGFYYWLVEGTTDSQLGNGVKQRQPNHILLKGVNSPMGTEHGLSKYPYIREARRIIGRSSSDYPDGFAINELDISSKDYFNVHYRDAIPTRMYYDVWRQVTRLEVLSRGATPVSQMQYTKRTRSTPFADAVGITQYTIDFHPCMTNSPPELPGNREREDVRWGYAPAYPSQIPLRAMIPQKIDNLLVAGKSIAVSHIAAAAFRVQSFEWAVGAAAGTTADFALKKGILPYKLVEDVSEHNSELSQLKQVLENNGNPTHFPEFEVGRR, from the coding sequence ATGAAAAAATCAGATAAAAGACGAAATTTTCGTCTGAATTCTTGCTCACGACTCACACTGCCTATTGTTTTATTAAGCCAATCTCTATTCCCCGCAACCGCGATCGCTAAAACCTCTCCAGATGAAACTGTAAACTGTGAAATTCTAATTATTGGAGGAGGATTAGCGGGGACAGCAAGCGCTTATGAAGCGTTATTGGCAGGCCGTACTGTTTGTTTAACCGAGATAAGCGACTGGGTGGGAGGACAAATTACCTCTCAAGGAACGTCGGCCTTAGATGAAGGACAACAACAGCGATCGCTCAATTATTTTCCTAGAGGATATCAAGAACTTAGGACTAACATAGAACGGTATTATGGTCAACTCAATCCCGGCAATTGTTGGGTGAGTCATAGTTGTTTTATTCCTAAAGATGCTCAAAATATTCTTTTCCAAGAGTTGCAATGGGCAGCTAAAAGAGGAAATGGTCAATTAAAATGGTTTCCCTCTACGGTGGTTAAAGAGGTGGAAACCGATACTGAGGGGCGTATGATTAAAGGAGTCACGGCAATCCAACATACTCCTAAACCGGGTCAGCCGGACTTAAATACTCTTCCTCTGTCTAAAATTTATCAAGATGCCTATCGTTACGAAGATTCACCTCAGTTGAAAAAAAAGGTAATTCGTTTTGTTCCTAAAACTGGGGCCAAATCAAAGCCGGCTGACTGGTATGTTATAGAAGCGACAGAAACCGGCGAAGTTATCGCTTTAGCGGGTGTTCCCTACCGCTTAGGACTTGATCCTCGTGATCCGTTAAATCCTTCCTCTCCTACGGAGACTAGCGATCCTTATTGTACCCAAGGATTTACCTATACTTTTGCAATGGAGCGCACTGCATCCCCTGTTTTTCAGGAGCAACCCCCCTTTTATTCTCAATATCAACCTTACTACGGGTATGACCCTAATCCTCGAAAAGCTAATTTTGATTATGTGTTTACCTATCGGCGGATTTGGCATCCTAAAAAAGGTCAATTGATGCAATTTGGCGGGGTAAAATTCACTGAACCCATGCCGGGGGACATCTCAATGCAAAATTGGGAATGGGGTAATGATTACCGCCCCGGAACCTCTCAAGATAATCTCATTTATAGTCATGATCAACTAGAACAAACCGGACAACTCAAACCCGGCGGATGGATGGGAGGATTACGTCAAGAAACCCTCCGCAAAGGGGAAGAACACGCCCTAGGATTTTATTATTGGTTGGTGGAAGGCACAACAGATTCTCAATTAGGGAATGGGGTAAAACAACGTCAACCGAATCATATTCTTCTCAAAGGGGTAAACTCTCCGATGGGAACGGAGCATGGATTGTCTAAATATCCTTATATTCGGGAAGCAAGGCGGATTATTGGGCGTTCATCCTCGGATTATCCCGATGGATTTGCGATTAATGAGTTAGATATCTCCAGTAAAGATTATTTTAATGTCCATTATCGGGATGCCATTCCCACGAGGATGTATTACGATGTTTGGCGACAAGTCACCCGTTTAGAAGTCCTCAGTCGGGGGGCGACTCCGGTGTCTCAAATGCAATACACTAAGCGCACTCGTTCAACGCCGTTTGCTGATGCGGTGGGAATTACCCAATATACGATTGATTTTCATCCCTGTATGACCAATTCTCCCCCAGAATTACCCGGCAATCGAGAACGAGAAGATGTACGCTGGGGTTATGCTCCCGCTTATCCGTCTCAAATTCCTTTGAGAGCGATGATTCCTCAAAAAATTGATAATTTATTAGTGGCGGGTAAGAGTATTGCGGTTAGTCATATTGCGGCGGCAGCGTTTCGAGTTCAATCTTTTGAATGGGCAGTCGGGGCAGCAGCCGGCACAACGGCAGATTTTGCTTTAAAGAAGGGTATATTACCCTATAAATTGGTAGAAGATGTCTCTGAGCATAATTCGGAGTTATCCCAGTTAAAACAAGTCTTAGAAAATAACGGCAATCCCACCCATTTTCCTGAGTTTGAAGTAGGAAGACGCTAG
- the rfbC gene encoding dTDP-4-dehydrorhamnose 3,5-epimerase, which translates to MKVIPTEIPDVLIIEPKVFGDDRGFFYESFTEKVFKDKTEVDTHFVQDNHSRSLKNVLRGLHYQIKQPQGKLVRVVLGEVFDVAVDIRSNSPTFGQWVGCRLSAENKRQLWVPEGFAHGFLVLSEAAEFLYKTTDYYAPEYERTIIWNDPDIGIDWPIEDEPILSNKDQAGKLFKEADVF; encoded by the coding sequence ATGAAAGTTATTCCGACGGAAATACCAGACGTTTTGATCATAGAACCTAAAGTCTTCGGGGACGATCGAGGTTTTTTTTATGAAAGTTTCACCGAAAAAGTCTTTAAAGACAAAACAGAAGTAGACACTCATTTTGTCCAAGACAATCATTCCCGTTCCCTCAAAAACGTCTTGAGAGGTTTACATTATCAAATTAAACAACCTCAAGGAAAATTAGTAAGAGTTGTACTCGGAGAAGTGTTTGATGTTGCCGTCGATATCCGTTCTAACTCTCCGACGTTTGGGCAATGGGTCGGCTGTAGATTAAGTGCTGAAAATAAGCGTCAATTGTGGGTTCCCGAAGGATTTGCTCACGGGTTTTTAGTTCTATCAGAGGCAGCAGAATTTTTATATAAAACTACTGATTACTATGCCCCAGAATATGAGAGAACCATTATTTGGAATGACCCCGATATAGGGATTGATTGGCCGATTGAAGACGAACCGATTCTATCAAATAAGGATCAAGCCGGCAAACTCTTTAAAGAAGCGGATGTCTTTTAA
- the rfbD gene encoding dTDP-4-dehydrorhamnose reductase, whose amino-acid sequence MKKILLIGNNGQVGQELQSTLAPIGDLTGVARDQLDLTQPDNIRQVIQDTHPEIIVNAAAYTAVDKAESETELAYTVNETAPKILAQECQKLGATLIHISTDYVFDGTRGIPLTEEDKTNPIGAYGASKLAGEQAIQDNCQNYIILRTAWVYGTYGKGNFVKTMLRLGADREQLRVVADQIGTPTWAKDIADTITQLIQLEQKVAPGIYHFTNSGVASWYDFAKAIFEEATAIGFPLKIKEVVPITTPEYPTPAKRPAYSVLSNQKLRALLGHYPPHWRDSLKQMLFQLYSKNS is encoded by the coding sequence ATGAAAAAAATCTTATTGATAGGAAATAACGGACAAGTCGGTCAAGAATTACAATCTACTCTAGCTCCTATCGGGGATTTAACCGGAGTAGCGCGAGATCAATTAGACTTGACCCAACCCGATAACATTCGTCAAGTTATCCAAGATACTCACCCGGAAATTATTGTCAATGCGGCTGCCTATACCGCAGTAGACAAAGCAGAAAGCGAAACCGAACTCGCTTACACCGTCAATGAAACTGCCCCCAAAATCCTCGCCCAAGAATGCCAAAAACTAGGGGCAACCCTAATTCATATTTCCACCGATTATGTTTTTGATGGCACTAGAGGAATTCCTCTTACAGAAGAAGACAAAACCAATCCCATCGGGGCTTATGGTGCATCAAAACTCGCTGGAGAACAGGCAATCCAAGACAACTGTCAAAATTATATTATTCTTAGGACGGCTTGGGTTTATGGGACTTATGGAAAAGGCAACTTTGTTAAAACCATGCTTCGTCTAGGGGCAGACAGGGAACAATTACGAGTGGTCGCCGATCAAATTGGGACTCCCACTTGGGCAAAAGATATTGCAGATACCATTACCCAATTGATCCAATTAGAGCAAAAAGTAGCCCCAGGAATTTATCATTTTACTAATAGTGGGGTAGCCAGTTGGTATGATTTTGCTAAAGCAATTTTTGAAGAAGCCACAGCGATCGGGTTTCCTTTAAAAATTAAAGAAGTTGTTCCCATTACAACCCCTGAATATCCCACTCCGGCTAAACGTCCGGCTTATTCTGTACTTTCTAATCAAAAACTTCGCGCCCTATTAGGTCATTATCCTCCCCATTGGCGTGATTCTCTTAAACAAATGCTCTTTCAACTCTATTCTAAAAACTCATGA
- a CDS encoding glucose-1-phosphate thymidylyltransferase — MKALILSGGKGTRLRPLTYTGAKQLVPVANKPILWYGIESIVAAGITDIGIIISPETGQEVQAKTGDGERFGARITYILQDQPLGLAHAVKIAQPFLGDSPFIMYLGDNLIQDDVNPFVETFKTQHLDALILLRTVSNPSAFGVAKVDEKGRVLQLIEKPKEPPSNLALVGIYLFSPTIHEAIAAINPSARGELEITDAIQELLNRKAPVEALQLKGWWLDTGKKDDLLEANRIILDTCLQISKNGEIDDNSQVIGRVKIGTGSKILNSTIRGPVVIGDNCHIENCFIGPYSSIADEVILKDADIEHSVILQKASLIGIKQRIVDSVIGQRAKLEPAPQRPIALRFMIGDDSHIELA, encoded by the coding sequence ATGAAAGCACTTATATTATCAGGCGGTAAAGGTACAAGATTACGCCCCTTAACTTACACTGGGGCAAAGCAATTAGTTCCTGTTGCTAATAAACCTATTTTATGGTACGGAATAGAATCTATTGTTGCTGCTGGAATTACAGATATTGGGATTATCATTAGTCCTGAAACCGGTCAAGAAGTTCAAGCTAAAACCGGCGATGGGGAACGTTTTGGCGCAAGAATTACTTATATTCTCCAAGACCAACCTTTAGGGTTAGCCCATGCGGTTAAAATTGCTCAACCCTTTTTAGGGGATTCTCCTTTTATTATGTATTTAGGAGATAACCTGATTCAAGATGATGTTAATCCCTTTGTAGAAACTTTTAAAACTCAACACTTAGACGCTTTAATTCTCTTGAGAACGGTTTCTAATCCCAGTGCTTTTGGGGTAGCGAAAGTCGATGAAAAAGGACGAGTTTTACAGTTAATTGAAAAACCTAAAGAACCTCCTTCTAATTTAGCTTTAGTGGGAATTTATCTATTTTCTCCTACCATTCATGAGGCGATCGCAGCGATTAACCCGTCTGCCAGAGGAGAATTAGAAATTACCGATGCGATTCAAGAATTACTGAATCGAAAAGCACCGGTAGAAGCCTTACAACTGAAAGGATGGTGGTTAGATACAGGGAAAAAAGATGATTTATTAGAAGCTAACCGCATTATTTTAGATACTTGTTTACAAATCTCTAAAAATGGAGAGATTGATGATAATAGTCAAGTGATTGGACGGGTAAAAATCGGCACAGGGTCTAAAATTCTTAATAGTACCATTCGCGGGCCGGTTGTCATCGGCGATAACTGTCACATTGAAAATTGTTTTATCGGCCCCTATAGCAGTATTGCGGATGAAGTTATTCTTAAAGATGCTGATATTGAGCATAGTGTAATTTTACAGAAAGCGTCTTTAATTGGGATTAAACAAAGAATTGTTGATAGCGTTATAGGACAACGGGCTAAACTAGAACCCGCCCCCCAACGTCCGATCGCTTTACGCTTTATGATTGGCGATGATTCTCACATTGAATTAGCATAA
- the rfbB gene encoding dTDP-glucose 4,6-dehydratase, whose translation MKILITGGAGFIGSNFVHHWCNNYQSDRVVVLDALTYAGNRQNIAPLEGRENFRFVHGNICDRALIDTLLREEEIETVAHFAAESHVDRSILGPDAFIQTNVFGTFTLLDSFRHYWTEKGRPENYRFLHVSTDEVYGSLEPDDPAFTETTPYAPNSPYSASKASSDHLARAYYHTYNVPTIITNCSNNYGPYHFPEKLIPLMCINILLGKPLPVYGDGQNIRDWLFVLDHCKALDTVIQKGKPGETYNVGGNNEVKNIDLVTLLCELMDELAPDLPVKPSKQLITFVKDRPGHDRRYAIDATKIKTELGWTPEVTVEEGLRKTIQWFLNNREWWQPLLSQEYQDYYQKVYGVGV comes from the coding sequence ATGAAAATTTTAATTACGGGTGGCGCTGGTTTTATTGGCTCTAATTTTGTTCATCATTGGTGTAATAATTATCAGAGTGATCGGGTTGTGGTTTTAGATGCGCTTACCTATGCGGGAAATCGTCAAAATATCGCCCCCCTAGAAGGCCGAGAAAATTTTCGCTTTGTTCATGGGAATATCTGCGATCGCGCCTTAATTGATACTCTTTTAAGAGAAGAAGAAATTGAGACAGTCGCCCATTTTGCGGCAGAATCTCATGTTGACCGGTCTATTTTAGGGCCTGATGCTTTTATCCAAACCAATGTGTTTGGAACGTTTACACTGTTAGATAGTTTTCGTCATTATTGGACAGAAAAAGGAAGACCAGAAAATTATCGTTTTCTTCATGTATCAACGGATGAAGTTTACGGAAGTTTAGAACCTGATGATCCGGCGTTTACCGAGACAACTCCTTATGCACCGAATAGTCCCTATTCTGCTTCAAAAGCCTCTAGCGATCATTTAGCAAGAGCTTATTATCATACTTATAATGTTCCCACGATTATTACCAATTGCTCTAATAATTATGGGCCTTACCATTTTCCAGAAAAGTTAATTCCTTTGATGTGTATTAATATCCTCTTAGGAAAACCTTTACCGGTTTATGGAGATGGGCAAAATATTAGAGATTGGTTATTTGTGTTAGATCATTGTAAAGCGTTAGATACGGTCATCCAAAAGGGGAAACCTGGGGAGACTTATAACGTAGGCGGTAATAATGAAGTGAAAAATATCGATTTGGTCACTTTGTTATGTGAATTGATGGATGAATTAGCCCCAGATTTACCGGTTAAACCTTCTAAACAGTTAATCACCTTTGTTAAAGATCGTCCAGGCCATGACCGACGTTATGCCATTGATGCGACTAAAATTAAGACGGAATTAGGCTGGACTCCAGAGGTTACGGTTGAGGAAGGGTTGCGGAAAACGATTCAATGGTTTCTCAATAATCGGGAATGGTGGCAACCTCTATTGTCTCAAGAATATCAGGATTATTATCAAAAGGTTTATGGTGTTGGTGTTTAA